In Osmia bicornis bicornis chromosome 10, iOsmBic2.1, whole genome shotgun sequence, one genomic interval encodes:
- the LOC114877223 gene encoding EP300-interacting inhibitor of differentiation 3, whose product MSRNNSTTNGSLRRSPRRSPQERKEILRKIITETEVLQEAVTDNTIQQLESCMEQTDDINQETSIEEKIHNQEEVLLDSEVMNMSSKVLKQCTKSLTRRMSSYNHVEFAKRVVKYVKQLPDIESETPDWSLLEAKVTKCFKRTPQYSTLLGTLAPLERKEIIRKKPAAKEAQAQIKRPDNVVAVNKEEEGLEQTVRVQQFISRYCKTHRKPIDFFRLVLHPNDFGKSVENILQVSFLVRDGKVKITKDDSNMLVVQPCTKEITAQTKLQNMPNIQNVISLDMEQWKILKGVYKLEKPMLNFDNKA is encoded by the exons ATGTCCAGAAACAATTCTACCACGAACGGATCGCTCAGACGATCACCCCGACGATCACCCCAAGAACGGaaagaaattttaagaaaaattataactGAAACTGAAGTTCTTC aaGAGGCAGTCACTGATAACACTATACAACAGTTGGAATCATGCATGGAACAAACAGATGATATCAACCAAGAAACTAGtatagaagaaaaaa TACATAATCAAGAAGAAGTATTATTAGATTCTGAAGTAATGAACATGTCGTCTAAAGTTTTAAAACAATGTACCAAGTCTTTAACAAGACGCATGTCCTCGTATAATCATGTAGAATTTGCTAAAAGAGtg GTAAAATACGTAAAACAGCTTCCGGATATTGAATCAGAAACACCAGACTGGTCACTTTTAGAAGCAAAAGTTACAAAATGTTTCAAAAGAACACCCCAGTACAGCACATTACTAG GTACTTTAGCACCATTGGAAAGGAAggaaattattagaaaaaagcCAGCAGCTAAAGAAGCTCAAGCACAAATAAAAAGACCAGATAATGTTGTAGCagttaataaagaagaagaaggtttAGAACAAACCGTACGAGTGCAACAATTTATCTCTCGATACTGTAAGACTCACCGTAAACCAATTGATTTCTTTCGATTAGTTTTACATCCAAATGATTTTGGAAAAagtgttgaaaatattttgcaagTATCTTTTCTCGTTCGAGATGGAAAagttaaaataacaaaag aTGACTCTAATATGCTTGTTGTTCAACCATGTACCAAAGAAATAACAGCTCAAACAAAACTACAGAATATGCCTAATATTCAAAATGTGATTTCTCTGGACATGGAGCAGTGGAAg ATTCTGAAAGGTGtttataaattagaaaaaccgatgcttaattttgataataagGCATGA